AAGCAGGGGATACAATAGCTGTTGATTATAAAATAGTTGAAGGAGAAAAAGAAAGAATGCAAAGATTTAAAGGGGTAGTAATATCAAAAAGGGGTGGTGGTCTAAACGCTACCTTTACCGTTAGAAAAATTTCCGGCGGTATAGGTGTCGAAAGAATTTTTCCCCTCCACTCCCCAAATATTATAAAAATAGAGAAATTAATGGAAGGTCGAGTAAGAAGAGCAAAGCTCTATTATCTCAGGAAACTTACTGGTAAGGCAGCGAGAATTAAAGAAAAGTTTCCAAAGAAAACATCGAAATAATAAACCTAGCTATAAAAAATTTCTAAATAAATGGGAAAATTTGGACATTACGAGAAGAAGGCTATTTTATTTACTGGTCTGGCACACTCCTTTCATCATATTGGAATGTTACTTTTCCCTCCTGTATTAGTGGCTGTAAAGAAAGATCTCAATGTCTCTATATTCATTTTAAGTGTGATTTACACAATATCTGGATTTTGCAATGGTCTTGGTGCGCTTCCTTCTGGCATTCTGATTGATAGACTTGGTACGAAGAGGCCTCTGATTCTGAATCTTGTGGGAGTAAGTATCGGGGCAATTTTGATATTTCTTTCCCGCGATATTTATTCATTAGCAGTTGGTCTGGCGATATTGGGGCTTTTTTCCAGCCTTTATCATCCAGCAGGATTGACGCTAATATCTCACACGGTGAAAGAAAGAACACACGCCCTTGGTTTTCATGGCATAGCTGGTAGCTTAGGTCTTGCTTTTGGTCCTTTATTTTCTGGTTTTGTTGCTAGCTTTTTTAGCTGGAGAACTGTTTTTCTAATATTTGGGCTGGCTGGCTTTGCCCTGACATTTATGGTTCAAATGTTTTTAAAAGAATATGAAATTCATGAGGGTAAAAACAGGATAGTTCAAACTAATGCCACCTTAAGGAGCACTTTAATTTTCTTTTTCATGATATCAATTTTATATGGTATGGCTTATGCTGGTTTCACCACATTCATTCCTATCCATTTTTCTGAAAATGCGAAGAAAATATTATCGAATACTGGTTATATCATCCGAGGTGGTGTGCTTACATCCATTGTACTGCTTGCTGGTGTTTTAGGGCAGTATCTCGGTGGCATAATTGGGAGTAGGAAAAAGCTGGAAGTAACTTTATTTTTTATAATCCTCCTTAATATACCACTATTGATATTGATGACTTTATCGAAAAATTGGATGTTACTCATAATTACGATTTTATTTGGAATCGTCCATTTTGCTTACCAACCAGTTCAGAACAGCCTTCTCGCCGAATATACAAGTCACAAAAGAAGAGGTACGTGGTATGGCGTTCAATCTTTTCTGGCATTCGGTGTGGGCAGCTCTGCCTCTGCAATTTCTGGCTACATAACGGATTTGCTATCAGTAAGATGGGTATTTATAACTATGGGTCTGATTTTAATCCCTGCTTTGATATCTGTGATAATTTTGTATTTTATGGACAGGAATAGAGTAAATGAAAACAGATGAGGAAAAACTTTTTATATTATACCTTCTGTTGAAAAAGTAGAACAGCTACTTAGTTTTAAAAAGCCTAGAAAAATATTCAACACGGATTGCAAAAAAGAGGTGTTAGGCTAATTGAGTTCCGCACGAATGATTGCAAAAATACTATTAATGAAAGTAACAGTACAATTTTATTCCTGCATATTTCATATTTATATTACAAGGTTATCGAGCCTGCTAATAAAATCGCAATGTAGGAAGATTTACCCATTTATAGGGGATACCGATTGTTGTATTAGATACTGGTGATCTATTCTACCCTGGGCTGATCAATCTACTTTATGAACCATTTCAACAAGAAATTACACCAATTAAAGTGGATATCACAACATTTAAGGATGAAAAGAAGAAGTGATTTTATATTGTTGAATAATTATAATTGTCCGTCTTTTTCCTTTTCCAGACGTGATAGTCTATCGAGTCTTATTGCGTCTTTTACTGAGAATATACAGAAAACAATAATGAAAATTGTACTAATCAGAATACCACCTAAATCAGCAACGGTCATTTCCAGTTGCTCACCAAACTTTATTGTCGGGTTAAATCCAATCAGTACAAAATTTATTAGAGCTATACCAATTCTGACTTCTGTAGGACCTATTTTATTGAATGATATCCTGAAAATACCCTCAGTATAAGAACCGACATGGGCATATATATTAAGTAAAAGATAGCCAATTGTAATGAATAGTGCTATTTCCAGTTTCATCAGAGGTGAGAAACCTATACCAATTGTTACCACAGCAGTTGTAAAGGCATCACAGATATGATCAACAAAGTAGCCATATTGCTCTCTCTCCTGATGTCTTACACGTGCAAGTGTGCCATCAAGACTATCTGCATACCAGTGTATTAGTAGACCCAAGTTACTGAGTAAAAGCCACCAGCTGGATTTCAATGTCAAAATATAGCCGGCTGCTATTATGAAGCCTGAAATAATTCCGAGAATTGTCAAA
The Candidatus Neomarinimicrobiota bacterium DNA segment above includes these coding regions:
- a CDS encoding CDP-alcohol phosphatidyltransferase family protein, which translates into the protein MDNNKKAKRVIDTLTGPWERRVLPKMAAALPEWIKPDHLTILGIISGFIIAAGYILTLKSSWWLLLSNLGLLIHWYADSLDGTLARVRHQEREQYGYFVDHICDAFTTAVVTIGIGFSPLMKLEIALFITIGYLLLNIYAHVGSYTEGIFRISFNKIGPTEVRIGIALINFVLIGFNPTIKFGEQLEMTVADLGGILISTIFIIVFCIFSVKDAIRLDRLSRLEKEKDGQL
- the rplS gene encoding 50S ribosomal protein L19 gives rise to the protein MDKLTAAVADQLRTDIPNFKAGDTIAVDYKIVEGEKERMQRFKGVVISKRGGGLNATFTVRKISGGIGVERIFPLHSPNIIKIEKLMEGRVRRAKLYYLRKLTGKAARIKEKFPKKTSK
- a CDS encoding MFS transporter codes for the protein MGKFGHYEKKAILFTGLAHSFHHIGMLLFPPVLVAVKKDLNVSIFILSVIYTISGFCNGLGALPSGILIDRLGTKRPLILNLVGVSIGAILIFLSRDIYSLAVGLAILGLFSSLYHPAGLTLISHTVKERTHALGFHGIAGSLGLAFGPLFSGFVASFFSWRTVFLIFGLAGFALTFMVQMFLKEYEIHEGKNRIVQTNATLRSTLIFFFMISILYGMAYAGFTTFIPIHFSENAKKILSNTGYIIRGGVLTSIVLLAGVLGQYLGGIIGSRKKLEVTLFFIILLNIPLLILMTLSKNWMLLIITILFGIVHFAYQPVQNSLLAEYTSHKRRGTWYGVQSFLAFGVGSSASAISGYITDLLSVRWVFITMGLILIPALISVIILYFMDRNRVNENR